A genomic window from Catenulispora sp. MAP5-51 includes:
- a CDS encoding ATP-binding cassette domain-containing protein produces MSSPAEPAISARGLRKSFRARTVLDGIDLTVPAGTILALLGPNGAGKTTAVHLLTTYLRPDAGDIRIAGYDLAADPQAVRRSIGVTGQFSAVDGYLTGRENLMLMADLHLLPKPEGRRRAEDLLERFELTEAAGKPAATYSGGMKRKLDLAMTLVGDPKVIFLDEPTTGLDPRSRRVMWDIIRGLVAEGTTILLTTQYLDEADQLAHRVAVLDGGRVVAEGTPAELKTRIPGGHIELTFADRAELDAAALVLTPSGRDDDALTLQLAGDGRVSTLRTLLRRLDDASVEVEALAVHTPDLDDVFFALTGKKGA; encoded by the coding sequence GTGAGCAGCCCGGCGGAGCCCGCGATCTCCGCCCGCGGCCTGCGCAAGTCCTTCAGGGCGAGGACGGTGCTCGACGGCATCGACCTGACCGTGCCGGCCGGGACGATCCTGGCGCTGCTCGGGCCGAACGGCGCGGGGAAGACCACAGCCGTCCACCTCCTGACCACCTACCTGCGGCCCGACGCCGGCGACATCCGGATCGCGGGGTACGACCTGGCCGCCGATCCGCAGGCGGTGCGGCGGTCGATCGGGGTGACCGGGCAGTTCTCCGCGGTCGACGGCTATCTCACCGGGCGCGAGAACCTGATGCTGATGGCGGATCTGCATCTGCTGCCCAAGCCGGAGGGGCGGCGGCGGGCCGAGGATCTGCTGGAGCGCTTCGAGCTGACCGAAGCCGCCGGCAAGCCCGCGGCCACGTACTCCGGGGGGATGAAGCGCAAGCTCGACCTGGCGATGACGCTGGTCGGGGACCCGAAGGTGATCTTCCTCGACGAACCGACCACGGGCTTGGACCCGCGCAGCCGGCGGGTCATGTGGGACATCATCCGCGGGCTGGTCGCGGAGGGGACGACCATCCTGCTGACGACCCAGTACCTGGACGAGGCCGACCAGCTCGCGCACCGGGTCGCGGTGCTGGACGGCGGGCGCGTCGTCGCCGAGGGGACGCCGGCCGAGCTCAAGACCCGGATCCCGGGCGGACACATCGAACTGACCTTCGCCGACCGCGCCGAGCTCGACGCCGCCGCGCTGGTCCTCACGCCGAGCGGCCGCGACGACGACGCGCTCACGTTGCAACTGGCCGGCGACGGCCGGGTCAGCACCCTGCGGACCCTGCTGCGGCGCCTGGACGACGCCTCGGTCGAGGTCGAGGCGCTGGCCGTGCACACGCCCGACCTCGACGACGTGTTCTTCGCGCTGACCGGCAAGAAGGGGGCCTGA
- a CDS encoding ABC transporter permease: MLRRNLRHMLRYPSLTLMVTLMPLVFLLLFVYVFGGTLGSGLGSGTPAGVHGGRAAYAAYVAPAIIVMAVAAAAQGTAIAVAQDMTEGIIARFRTMAVARSSVLTGHVVGATIQTMISVTVVTGAAIAVGFRPHANAAEWFAAFGVVLLLTLAVTWLCVGLGLSAKSVETASNSPMFLMLLPFLSSGFVPTDSLPTGMRWVSRYEPFTPVNETLRGLLTGTRIGGDLVVTLIWCAGVGALSYAWSRRLYEREPKAG, encoded by the coding sequence ATGCTGCGCCGCAACCTGCGCCACATGCTGCGCTACCCGTCGCTGACCCTCATGGTCACCCTGATGCCCCTGGTCTTCCTGCTCCTGTTCGTCTACGTCTTCGGCGGCACGCTCGGCTCCGGCCTCGGCAGCGGGACACCGGCCGGCGTGCACGGCGGCCGAGCCGCGTACGCCGCCTACGTCGCCCCCGCGATCATCGTGATGGCGGTGGCCGCGGCGGCGCAGGGCACCGCGATCGCCGTCGCGCAGGACATGACCGAGGGCATCATCGCGCGCTTCCGGACCATGGCCGTCGCGCGGTCCTCGGTGCTCACCGGGCACGTGGTCGGGGCCACGATCCAGACCATGATCAGTGTCACGGTGGTGACCGGCGCCGCGATCGCCGTGGGCTTCCGCCCGCACGCGAACGCCGCCGAGTGGTTCGCCGCGTTCGGCGTGGTGCTCCTGCTGACCTTGGCCGTCACCTGGCTGTGCGTGGGCCTCGGGCTGTCGGCCAAGAGCGTGGAGACCGCCAGCAACTCGCCGATGTTCCTCATGCTGCTGCCCTTCCTGAGCAGCGGGTTCGTGCCGACGGACTCGCTCCCGACCGGGATGCGCTGGGTCTCGCGGTACGAGCCGTTCACGCCGGTCAACGAGACGCTGCGCGGGCTGCTGACCGGGACCAGGATCGGGGGCGACCTCGTGGTCACGCTCATCTGGTGCGCCGGGGTCGGAGCGCTGTCGTACGCCTGGTCGCGACGGCTGTACGAACGCGAGCCGAAGGCGGGCTGA
- a CDS encoding phosphoribosylaminoimidazolesuccinocarboxamide synthase → MITGLNHLASGKIRDLYAVGDDLLLVASDKISAYDFVLEQEIPDKGRILTQLSMWWFKQLADLVPNHVISADVDQFPAELQPYKEELRGRSMLCRKLAMVPVECVARGYLTGSGLAEYEQKGTANGVTLPPGLVDGSRLDRPIFTPAMKAEIGAHDENVSFDVMAERIADPELAAHLKDITLAVYSRAREIAEERGIILADTKFEFGRLRGGTLVLADEVLTPDSSRFWPADEWKPGRTQPSFDKQFVRDWLSSPASGWDRASDTPPPALPEEVVQATRARYVEAYERLTGVKFD, encoded by the coding sequence GTGATCACCGGCCTGAACCACCTTGCCAGCGGCAAGATCCGCGATCTGTACGCGGTCGGCGACGACCTCCTGCTCGTCGCCTCGGACAAGATCTCCGCCTACGACTTCGTGCTGGAGCAAGAGATCCCGGACAAGGGCCGGATCCTGACCCAGCTGTCGATGTGGTGGTTCAAACAGCTCGCCGATCTGGTGCCGAACCACGTGATCAGCGCCGACGTGGACCAGTTCCCGGCCGAGTTGCAGCCCTACAAGGAGGAGCTGCGGGGCCGGTCGATGCTCTGCCGCAAGCTGGCCATGGTGCCGGTGGAGTGCGTGGCGCGCGGCTACCTGACCGGTTCCGGGCTCGCCGAGTACGAGCAGAAGGGCACGGCGAACGGCGTGACCCTGCCGCCCGGCCTGGTCGACGGCTCCCGGCTGGACCGCCCGATCTTCACCCCGGCGATGAAGGCCGAGATCGGCGCGCACGACGAGAACGTCTCCTTCGACGTGATGGCCGAGCGGATCGCCGACCCGGAACTGGCCGCGCACCTGAAGGACATCACGCTGGCGGTCTACTCGCGGGCCCGCGAGATCGCCGAGGAGCGCGGGATCATCCTGGCCGACACCAAGTTCGAGTTCGGGCGGCTGCGCGGCGGGACCCTGGTCCTGGCCGACGAGGTGCTGACCCCGGACTCGTCCCGGTTCTGGCCGGCCGACGAGTGGAAGCCGGGCCGCACGCAGCCCTCCTTCGACAAGCAGTTCGTGCGGGACTGGCTCAGCTCCCCGGCCTCCGGCTGGGACCGCGCGTCCGACACCCCGCCCCCGGCCCTGCCGGAGGAGGTCGTGCAGGCGACCCGGGCCCGCTACGTCGAGGCCTACGAACGGCTCACCGGAGTGAAGTTCGACTAG
- a CDS encoding TDT family transporter yields the protein MAQTIPLPVRPTARRTRGAGRNSRWSGVAARDAFRHIGPNWYASVMGTAIVANAGAGLPGFQHGAPRAAVTAVWALAAVWLAVVLLARAAHWRWHADQARRDLLDPTVAPFYGCLSMAMTAVSAGTMIVGRAWIGTGAALGLAWTLWLVGTLIGLATTVVVPYLMMTRHDIREGSAAPVWLLPIVAPMVSAATGPQLIPHVAAGQLRETMFLGCYAMFGISLLATMIILPVVFSKLVHHKAHPSPTTAPTEEALRAAAQCAVAAPGLFLVLGPLGQSVTAVNNLADVAHGAVSPQLADALKPFAVIYGVPVLGFAMIWLLMALLVVADVVKRGLPFAMTWWAFTFPVGTCVTGATGLWHHTGLAAYAWLACALYVLLVGAWAVTAARTARGAASGELLLGRAEAHITAGRLGITATQ from the coding sequence ATGGCACAAACGATCCCGCTCCCGGTACGACCCACCGCTCGCCGCACCCGCGGCGCCGGCCGCAACTCCCGCTGGTCCGGCGTCGCGGCGCGCGACGCGTTCCGCCACATCGGCCCGAACTGGTACGCCTCCGTCATGGGCACGGCGATCGTCGCCAACGCCGGAGCGGGGCTTCCCGGGTTCCAGCACGGCGCGCCCCGCGCGGCCGTCACCGCCGTCTGGGCGCTGGCGGCCGTCTGGCTCGCGGTGGTCCTGCTGGCCCGGGCCGCGCACTGGCGCTGGCACGCCGACCAGGCCCGCCGCGACCTCCTGGACCCGACGGTCGCCCCGTTCTACGGCTGCCTGTCGATGGCGATGACCGCCGTCTCGGCCGGGACGATGATCGTCGGCCGGGCCTGGATCGGCACCGGCGCGGCGCTCGGCCTGGCCTGGACGCTGTGGCTGGTCGGCACCCTGATCGGACTGGCCACCACGGTCGTGGTGCCCTACCTGATGATGACCCGGCACGACATCCGCGAAGGCAGCGCGGCCCCGGTCTGGCTGCTGCCGATCGTCGCGCCGATGGTCTCGGCCGCCACCGGCCCGCAGCTCATCCCGCACGTCGCCGCCGGCCAACTCCGCGAGACGATGTTCCTCGGCTGCTACGCGATGTTCGGCATCAGCCTGCTGGCGACGATGATCATCCTGCCGGTCGTCTTCTCGAAGCTGGTGCACCACAAGGCCCACCCGTCTCCCACCACCGCCCCAACAGAGGAGGCGCTACGCGCCGCTGCCCAATGCGCCGTCGCCGCCCCCGGCCTGTTCCTGGTCCTCGGCCCGCTCGGGCAGTCGGTGACCGCGGTGAACAACCTCGCTGACGTCGCGCACGGCGCCGTGAGCCCGCAGTTGGCGGACGCTCTGAAGCCGTTCGCCGTCATCTACGGCGTGCCGGTGCTGGGCTTCGCGATGATCTGGCTGCTCATGGCGCTGCTGGTGGTCGCCGACGTGGTCAAGCGGGGCCTGCCGTTCGCGATGACCTGGTGGGCGTTCACCTTCCCGGTGGGGACTTGTGTGACCGGAGCCACGGGGCTGTGGCACCACACCGGTCTGGCCGCGTACGCCTGGCTCGCCTGCGCGCTGTACGTGCTGCTGGTCGGCGCCTGGGCCGTCACGGCGGCCCGCACCGCGCGCGGCGCGGCCTCCGGCGAGCTGCTCCTGGGCCGGGCGGAAGCACACATAACCGCCGGTAGACTGGGGATCACCGCCACCCAATAG
- the purS gene encoding phosphoribosylformylglycinamidine synthase subunit PurS: protein MARVLVDVMLKPEILDPQGQAVQRALPRMGFDSVTNVRQGKRFELELADADPATLRATAEQMAEKLLANTVIEDFKVTVLSSDAEDTKSSENA, encoded by the coding sequence GTGGCCCGCGTCCTCGTCGACGTCATGCTCAAGCCCGAGATCCTCGACCCCCAGGGCCAGGCGGTGCAGCGCGCACTGCCTCGCATGGGCTTCGACTCCGTCACCAACGTCCGCCAGGGCAAGCGCTTCGAGCTGGAGCTCGCGGACGCCGACCCGGCCACCCTGCGGGCCACCGCCGAGCAGATGGCCGAGAAGCTGCTCGCCAACACCGTGATCGAGGACTTCAAGGTCACAGTGCTGTCGTCCGACGCCGAAGACACGAAGAGCAGCGAGAACGCCTGA
- the purQ gene encoding phosphoribosylformylglycinamidine synthase subunit PurQ gives MPARIGVVTFPGTLDDQQALRAAAAVGAEPVALWHKEQNLHQVDAVVLPGGFSYGDYLRAGAIARFSPVMDTIIDAARGGLPVLGICNGFQVLCEAHLLEGAMIRNGDLHFINRDVTLRIENNRTAWTSDYEAGAEAVIPIKNMDGRFVADEHTLDALEAEGRVLARYVSDDNQHSTANPNGSLRDIAGITNAAGNVVGLMPHPEYAIDDLTGPHPGPGTDGLPFFTSILKSLVSA, from the coding sequence ATGCCCGCGCGCATCGGCGTCGTCACCTTCCCCGGCACCCTGGACGACCAGCAGGCGCTGCGCGCCGCGGCGGCCGTCGGGGCCGAGCCGGTGGCGCTCTGGCACAAGGAGCAGAACCTGCACCAGGTGGACGCGGTCGTGCTGCCCGGTGGCTTCTCCTACGGCGACTACCTGCGCGCCGGCGCCATCGCCCGGTTCTCCCCGGTGATGGACACGATCATCGACGCGGCCCGGGGCGGGCTGCCGGTCCTGGGCATCTGCAACGGCTTCCAGGTGCTGTGCGAGGCGCACCTGCTGGAAGGCGCGATGATCCGGAACGGCGACCTGCACTTCATCAACCGCGACGTCACCCTGCGGATCGAGAACAACCGCACCGCGTGGACCTCGGACTACGAGGCCGGCGCCGAGGCGGTCATCCCGATCAAGAACATGGACGGCCGCTTCGTCGCCGACGAGCACACGCTCGACGCGCTGGAGGCCGAGGGCCGCGTACTGGCGCGTTACGTCTCTGACGACAATCAGCACAGTACCGCCAACCCGAACGGCTCGCTTCGCGACATCGCCGGCATCACCAACGCCGCCGGGAACGTGGTCGGCCTGATGCCGCACCCCGAGTACGCCATCGACGACCTGACCGGCCCGCATCCGGGCCCGGGCACCGACGGCCTGCCGTTCTTCACCTCGATCCTCAAGAGCTTGGTTTCCGCATGA
- the purL gene encoding phosphoribosylformylglycinamidine synthase subunit PurL, whose amino-acid sequence MSTGNSSENVFDTTDVFVDTAVSFDTVAKASETPDVKQPYRELGMTEDEYLRVREILGRRPSSSELAMYSVMWSEHCSYKSSRVHLKQFGEKAPKTAALLVGPGENAGVVDVGEGLAVTFKVESHNHPSYVEPYQGAATGVGGIVRDILTMGARPIGVMDPLRFGPADAPDTARVLPGVVAGIGGYGNCLGVPNIGGEIVFDPCYLGNPLVNALCVGVMRADEIKLAKAPGPGNQVILFGARTGGDGIGGASVLASATFDEDGPAKRPSVQVGDPFMEKVLIECCLEIFAADLVVGIQDLGAAGLTCSTTELAAAGTGGMDVRLDLAPLRDSTLTPEEVLMSESQERMMAVVEPAKVEAFLAVCDKWDVTATALGEVTDTGRLRMWWHGEIIVDVPPRTLAHEGPVYNRPFARPEWQDALQADAPTAERLKRPGNADELRETLLRLVGSPNLADKTWAVEQYDHRVQGNTVLGHGEDSGMVRLDAALPGTSLGVALATDGNGRFAKLDPYQGAQLALAEAYRNVAATGAKPLAVTDCLNFGSPEDPDVMWQFAEACRGLADACLELGTPVTGGNVSFYNQTGDVNIHPTPVVGVLGVIDDVDRRTRGAFEREGEILLLLGDTRDEFGGSEWAHEVHGHLGGLPPRLDLRREKVLAEVLIAGSRDGMLSAAHDLSDGGLAQAVVEGCLRGGHGARLVLPETDADGGTLDPFVALFSESAGRALVAVPRSEELRFTDMCVARGLPVARVGVVDGDSLEVQGQFTAPMAELRAAHEAPFRKLFGHSVVDA is encoded by the coding sequence ATGAGCACCGGCAACTCCTCCGAGAACGTGTTCGATACGACGGATGTGTTCGTAGACACCGCCGTCTCGTTCGACACCGTCGCGAAGGCCTCTGAGACCCCCGACGTGAAGCAGCCGTACCGCGAACTCGGCATGACCGAGGATGAGTACCTGCGCGTCCGCGAGATCCTGGGCCGCCGTCCCAGCTCCTCGGAGCTGGCCATGTACTCGGTCATGTGGTCCGAGCACTGCTCCTACAAGTCCTCCCGGGTGCACCTGAAGCAGTTCGGCGAGAAGGCCCCGAAGACCGCCGCGCTGCTGGTCGGCCCGGGCGAGAACGCCGGCGTCGTGGACGTCGGCGAGGGCCTGGCCGTCACCTTCAAGGTCGAGTCGCACAACCACCCCTCCTACGTCGAGCCCTATCAGGGCGCGGCGACCGGGGTCGGCGGCATCGTCCGCGACATCCTCACCATGGGCGCCCGTCCGATCGGCGTCATGGACCCGCTGCGCTTCGGCCCGGCCGACGCCCCGGACACCGCGCGGGTGCTGCCCGGCGTGGTGGCCGGGATCGGCGGCTACGGCAACTGCCTGGGCGTGCCGAACATCGGCGGCGAGATCGTCTTCGACCCCTGCTACCTGGGCAACCCGCTGGTCAACGCGCTGTGCGTGGGCGTCATGCGGGCCGACGAGATCAAGCTGGCCAAGGCCCCGGGCCCGGGCAACCAGGTGATCCTGTTCGGCGCCCGCACCGGCGGCGACGGCATCGGCGGCGCCTCGGTGCTGGCCAGCGCCACCTTCGACGAGGACGGCCCGGCCAAGCGCCCCAGCGTGCAGGTCGGCGACCCGTTCATGGAGAAGGTGCTCATCGAGTGCTGCCTGGAGATCTTCGCGGCCGACCTGGTCGTGGGCATCCAGGACCTGGGCGCGGCCGGGCTCACCTGCTCCACCACCGAGCTGGCCGCGGCCGGCACCGGCGGCATGGACGTGCGGCTGGACCTGGCGCCGCTGCGCGACTCGACGCTGACCCCTGAGGAAGTCCTCATGTCGGAGTCGCAGGAGCGGATGATGGCCGTGGTCGAGCCGGCCAAGGTCGAGGCGTTCCTGGCGGTCTGCGACAAGTGGGACGTCACCGCCACCGCGCTCGGCGAGGTCACCGACACCGGCCGGCTGCGCATGTGGTGGCACGGCGAGATCATCGTGGACGTGCCGCCGCGCACCCTGGCGCACGAGGGCCCGGTGTACAACCGGCCGTTCGCGCGGCCGGAGTGGCAGGACGCGCTGCAGGCCGACGCGCCGACCGCCGAGCGCCTCAAGCGCCCGGGCAACGCCGACGAACTGCGCGAGACCCTGCTGCGGCTGGTCGGCTCGCCGAACCTGGCCGACAAGACCTGGGCCGTGGAGCAGTACGACCACCGCGTCCAGGGCAACACGGTCCTGGGCCACGGCGAGGACTCCGGCATGGTCCGCCTGGACGCCGCGCTGCCGGGCACCTCGCTCGGCGTGGCGCTGGCCACCGACGGCAACGGCCGGTTCGCCAAGCTCGACCCCTACCAGGGCGCGCAGCTGGCGCTGGCCGAGGCCTATCGCAACGTGGCCGCCACCGGCGCCAAGCCGCTGGCCGTCACCGACTGCCTGAACTTCGGCTCGCCGGAGGACCCGGACGTCATGTGGCAGTTCGCCGAGGCCTGCCGCGGCCTGGCCGACGCCTGCCTGGAGCTGGGGACCCCGGTCACCGGCGGCAACGTGTCGTTCTACAACCAGACCGGCGACGTGAACATCCACCCGACCCCGGTGGTGGGCGTCCTCGGCGTGATCGACGACGTCGACCGCCGCACCCGCGGCGCCTTCGAGCGCGAGGGCGAGATCCTGCTGCTGCTCGGCGACACCCGCGACGAGTTCGGCGGCTCGGAGTGGGCGCACGAGGTCCACGGCCACCTCGGCGGCCTGCCCCCGCGCCTGGACCTGCGCCGCGAGAAGGTGCTGGCCGAGGTGCTGATCGCCGGTTCGCGCGACGGCATGCTCTCGGCGGCGCACGACCTGTCCGACGGCGGCCTGGCGCAGGCCGTCGTGGAGGGCTGCCTGCGCGGCGGCCACGGCGCCCGCCTGGTCCTGCCGGAGACGGACGCGGACGGCGGCACGCTGGACCCGTTCGTGGCGCTGTTCTCCGAGTCGGCGGGGCGCGCGCTGGTCGCGGTGCCGCGCAGCGAGGAGCTGCGGTTCACCGACATGTGCGTGGCGCGCGGGCTGCCCGTGGCGCGCGTGGGCGTCGTGGACGGGGACTCCCTGGAGGTGCAGGGGCAGTTCACCGCGCCGATGGCCGAACTGCGGGCGGCCCACGAGGCGCCGTTCCGGAAGCTGTTCGGGCACTCGGTCGTCGACGCCTGA
- a CDS encoding cell wall-binding repeat-containing protein, with the protein MGALAVLGAAPYTAMSAQAATAAPKGTAAAAAAPATELVVEGQAGDMVTGGFTGVEQGSGYAMMANADLNGGGIPPSSDISFQSIHNGETSDPTSFGFSFHMPSGQQWAVGQTYTNTEGIVYGGGTQPWFYFSQFNTGPCGRPSDEIGAEDDKGTVKIDDLTWTNGPNSQVAGMELEFSQSCHGGPATRGLFRFNETGPVPPGAPTGQPLPAGQGTVAPLTFRRGTSILAAPAGAVDGPRLATVSSESEGRTAWNPLGTRLLYSSDPGLSTVHPDGSGAAPLTEVPGVRTKDSEPAVSWDGSVVVFVQGDGGAVASLVSENTDGTTAGDAYRLPTGPACQQEHSPSFETDGSLIYECVTGDAHSTYRLTGSGASQLIPNSSQPAFSPDVSKIAFVRPDGSGIAQIFTANADGSGVTQVSHDPNGASKPAWSPDGKYLAYANETFHEILEIPAAGGSPVGSIPDADDPDFTPPVLDSHVLREWGADRVGTAIAASQLNFANHGAADGRIPAGAVVLARSDTFADALGGSALAVRTDAPLLITGSAGLDPAVKAEISRVLAPGGKVYLLGGTQALSPAVASALSHYTVVRLAGQTRYGTAVAIAKQINPRPGMVMIATGAQFPDALAAGATGQPVLLTDGGAMPKETLDYLKTLNPNPETAGGTQLVTIGGPGDAALISAYQGDKMPAWPTTISRLKLAGADRYATSLMVAQDFFAANSNLALATGATWPDALSGGAMIGLRGGPLLLTAPTGISPAMLSYLRSQSASLYDAFLMGGTVALPNTIAQQVAAVIGLPGHVRVGGAYAAGVETTAGAGTKADTSGAAGSAPAGAPAGSAGRTAHGGEVATVSREG; encoded by the coding sequence GTGGGGGCCTTGGCTGTTCTGGGGGCGGCGCCTTACACCGCGATGTCGGCTCAGGCCGCGACTGCCGCACCGAAGGGGACCGCCGCGGCTGCCGCGGCACCCGCGACGGAGTTGGTGGTCGAGGGCCAGGCCGGGGACATGGTCACCGGCGGGTTCACCGGGGTGGAGCAGGGCTCCGGGTACGCGATGATGGCCAATGCCGACCTGAACGGCGGGGGTATCCCGCCGTCGTCCGACATCAGCTTCCAGTCGATCCACAACGGCGAGACCTCGGACCCGACGTCGTTCGGGTTCTCGTTCCACATGCCGTCCGGGCAGCAGTGGGCCGTCGGGCAGACGTACACGAACACCGAGGGCATCGTCTACGGCGGCGGTACGCAGCCCTGGTTCTACTTCAGCCAGTTCAACACCGGGCCCTGCGGCCGCCCGAGCGACGAGATCGGCGCCGAGGACGACAAGGGCACGGTCAAGATCGACGACCTGACCTGGACCAACGGTCCCAACAGCCAGGTCGCCGGCATGGAGCTGGAGTTCAGCCAGTCCTGCCACGGAGGCCCGGCGACCCGCGGCCTGTTCCGCTTCAACGAGACCGGCCCGGTCCCGCCCGGCGCGCCGACCGGGCAGCCGCTGCCCGCCGGCCAGGGCACCGTCGCGCCGCTGACGTTCCGGCGCGGGACGTCGATCCTCGCCGCGCCGGCCGGGGCCGTGGACGGGCCCCGGCTCGCGACCGTCTCCTCCGAGTCCGAGGGCCGTACGGCGTGGAACCCGCTGGGGACGCGGCTGCTGTACAGCTCGGACCCGGGCCTGTCGACGGTGCATCCGGACGGCAGCGGTGCCGCGCCGCTGACCGAGGTGCCCGGGGTGCGGACCAAGGACAGCGAGCCGGCGGTGAGCTGGGACGGCTCCGTCGTCGTGTTCGTCCAAGGCGACGGCGGCGCTGTGGCGAGCCTGGTCTCGGAGAACACCGACGGGACCACGGCCGGCGACGCCTACCGCCTCCCGACCGGCCCCGCCTGCCAGCAGGAGCACAGCCCGAGCTTCGAAACGGACGGGTCGCTGATCTACGAGTGCGTCACCGGCGATGCGCACTCGACGTACCGCCTCACCGGAAGCGGCGCGAGCCAGCTGATCCCGAACTCTTCGCAGCCGGCGTTCTCGCCCGACGTGTCGAAGATCGCCTTCGTGCGGCCGGACGGCAGCGGCATCGCGCAGATCTTCACCGCGAACGCCGACGGCAGCGGGGTCACCCAGGTGTCGCACGACCCGAACGGCGCGAGCAAGCCCGCGTGGTCGCCGGACGGGAAGTACCTCGCGTACGCCAACGAGACCTTCCACGAGATCCTCGAGATCCCGGCGGCCGGCGGTAGTCCGGTCGGCAGCATCCCCGACGCCGACGACCCGGACTTCACGCCGCCGGTCCTGGACTCCCACGTCCTGCGGGAGTGGGGCGCCGACCGCGTCGGCACCGCGATCGCGGCCTCCCAGCTGAACTTCGCGAACCACGGCGCCGCCGACGGCCGCATCCCGGCCGGGGCGGTCGTGCTCGCGCGCAGCGACACCTTCGCCGACGCGCTCGGCGGCTCGGCGCTGGCCGTCCGCACCGACGCACCGTTGCTGATCACCGGCTCGGCGGGCCTGGACCCGGCGGTGAAGGCGGAGATCTCGCGCGTGCTGGCGCCCGGCGGGAAGGTGTACCTGCTCGGCGGGACGCAGGCGCTGTCGCCGGCGGTGGCCTCGGCGCTGTCGCACTACACGGTGGTGCGGCTGGCCGGGCAGACCCGCTACGGCACCGCGGTCGCCATCGCCAAGCAGATCAACCCGCGCCCGGGCATGGTGATGATCGCGACCGGCGCGCAGTTCCCGGACGCGCTGGCCGCCGGCGCGACCGGCCAACCGGTGCTGCTGACCGACGGCGGGGCCATGCCGAAGGAGACCTTGGACTACCTCAAGACGCTGAACCCGAACCCGGAGACGGCGGGCGGCACCCAGCTGGTCACCATCGGCGGACCCGGCGACGCGGCCCTGATCTCGGCCTACCAGGGCGACAAGATGCCGGCCTGGCCGACGACGATCTCGCGGCTGAAGCTGGCCGGCGCGGACCGGTACGCGACGTCCCTGATGGTCGCGCAGGACTTCTTCGCCGCCAACTCCAACCTGGCCCTGGCCACCGGCGCCACCTGGCCGGACGCCCTGTCCGGCGGCGCGATGATCGGCCTGCGCGGCGGCCCGCTGCTGCTGACGGCCCCCACCGGCATCAGCCCGGCGATGCTGTCGTATCTGCGCAGCCAGTCGGCGAGCCTGTACGACGCGTTCCTGATGGGCGGCACCGTAGCGCTGCCGAACACGATCGCTCAGCAGGTCGCCGCAGTGATCGGACTGCCCGGGCACGTGCGCGTCGGCGGCGCGTACGCGGCGGGCGTCGAGACAACGGCTGGCGCCGGGACGAAGGCTGACACGAGCGGTGCGGCTGGTTCCGCCCCGGCCGGTGCGCCGGCAGGTTCGGCGGGGCGGACGGCGCACGGCGGTGAGGTGGCGACGGTTTCCCGCGAGGGGTGA
- a CDS encoding HEAT repeat domain-containing protein, which translates to MAWFVHLTPEKNSARVRRSGLSPVSRSRSDDPRPGLYCTPLLADYTLTYQWSREIKRWKSHRLAAVHFRIPDDTTVTVGHYGKAPEPVSAAQAVARFLSLSPEEMRGYEVFLPRGVAAQEVRRIRSLNRPVGWRYRPNAHGHRPCACPACLDKGEYRISRIRDSSSYYDKSHLLPRQEVLEKLRTAHDGPEIVTLLDHLRGRGQGDVFRIAHLADHPDPDVREALAWTLYGFNKKAAAGLFEKLRSDPVKDVREAAGADEDEDEDEES; encoded by the coding sequence ATGGCCTGGTTCGTACACCTGACTCCGGAGAAGAACTCCGCACGCGTCCGCCGCTCCGGCCTGTCACCGGTCAGCCGGTCACGCAGTGACGACCCACGCCCCGGTCTCTACTGCACACCGCTCCTGGCGGACTACACGTTGACCTACCAGTGGTCCCGCGAGATCAAGCGCTGGAAGTCGCACCGCTTGGCCGCGGTCCACTTCCGGATACCGGACGACACCACCGTGACGGTCGGCCACTACGGCAAAGCCCCCGAGCCGGTGAGCGCCGCGCAGGCTGTGGCGCGCTTCCTGTCGCTCTCCCCAGAGGAGATGCGCGGATACGAAGTCTTCCTCCCCCGCGGCGTCGCCGCCCAAGAGGTCCGCCGTATCAGGTCCCTCAACCGTCCCGTCGGCTGGCGCTACCGCCCGAACGCCCACGGCCACCGGCCATGTGCCTGCCCGGCGTGCCTGGACAAGGGCGAGTACCGGATCTCCCGCATCCGCGACAGCTCCTCGTACTACGACAAGAGCCACCTCCTGCCCCGCCAAGAAGTCCTGGAGAAACTCCGCACCGCCCACGACGGCCCGGAGATCGTGACACTCCTGGACCACCTCCGAGGACGCGGCCAAGGCGACGTGTTCCGCATCGCGCATCTGGCGGACCACCCCGACCCGGACGTCCGCGAAGCACTCGCCTGGACCCTCTACGGCTTCAACAAAAAGGCCGCTGCGGGGCTCTTCGAAAAGCTCCGCAGCGACCCGGTCAAAGACGTCCGTGAGGCCGCCGGGGCGGACGAGGACGAGGACGAGGACGAGGAGTCCTGA